In Methanoregula sp., a single window of DNA contains:
- a CDS encoding ATP-binding protein, with product MGKLKQRERDAIIQSLSAGVVPRIGLEHIQVGRKNEVSAILSDLNRIQNDGATIRFIIGRYGSGKSFFLNLCRIVALEKKFVVAQADISLERRLYSSDNDARALYTELVHNFAVRAKPEGGALSGLIERWISDLDQRLRKEGKSTEEILEQIPQELKCLQEFVSGYDFATVLCKYFEGYQKGDDVLMASAIRWLSGEYSTKTEARQDLGVRTIIEDKTIYDYLKLWGRFVKMAGYSGLLVNLDELGVLSHRLNNTQARNSNYETILHIVNDCLQGNVSGIGFIFAGTDECLKDQRRGLVSYGALASRLALKDNFNVAGLKDFSSPVIELENLSKEDTYVLLYNIRNVFAYDDPAKYLLPDSGIEGFLQHCQKTLGAEFFLTPRDIIRSFVRMLSILEQNPGTSWEILLNNTPVEKSQDPEICEKPEEKIPEKPVQPKPVDDLVSFKL from the coding sequence ATGGGGAAACTGAAACAAAGAGAACGGGATGCGATTATCCAGTCGCTGAGTGCGGGGGTTGTTCCAAGGATCGGCCTTGAACATATCCAGGTCGGCAGAAAAAATGAAGTCAGCGCAATATTATCTGATCTGAACCGGATTCAGAATGATGGGGCCACGATCCGCTTCATCATAGGACGCTATGGTTCGGGCAAAAGTTTTTTCTTAAACCTCTGCCGGATTGTTGCCCTTGAAAAGAAATTTGTCGTAGCCCAAGCAGACATCAGTCTTGAGAGACGCTTGTATTCGTCAGATAATGATGCCCGGGCACTCTATACTGAATTAGTCCACAATTTTGCAGTTAGGGCAAAACCAGAGGGCGGTGCTCTGTCAGGACTTATCGAACGATGGATTTCCGATCTTGATCAGCGTCTCCGGAAAGAGGGCAAGAGCACTGAAGAGATCCTTGAACAGATTCCCCAGGAACTGAAATGCCTCCAGGAATTTGTCAGCGGATATGATTTTGCCACCGTCCTCTGCAAGTATTTTGAAGGATACCAGAAGGGCGACGATGTACTCATGGCTTCAGCGATCCGCTGGCTCTCGGGGGAGTATTCCACCAAGACTGAGGCACGGCAGGATCTTGGCGTCCGGACAATCATCGAAGACAAAACCATTTACGACTATCTGAAATTATGGGGTCGTTTTGTGAAGATGGCCGGTTATTCCGGGCTTCTTGTCAACCTTGACGAACTCGGAGTACTGTCTCATCGGCTAAATAATACCCAGGCCCGTAATTCGAATTATGAAACTATTCTGCATATCGTGAACGATTGTCTCCAGGGAAACGTATCGGGAATCGGTTTTATTTTTGCCGGTACTGACGAATGCCTCAAGGACCAGCGGAGAGGTCTCGTCAGTTATGGAGCTCTTGCCAGTCGTCTCGCTCTTAAAGATAATTTCAATGTCGCAGGGCTGAAAGATTTCAGTAGCCCGGTCATCGAACTGGAGAACCTGTCAAAAGAAGATACCTACGTTCTTCTCTACAATATCAGGAATGTTTTTGCGTATGATGATCCCGCAAAATATCTTCTTCCCGACAGTGGTATTGAAGGGTTCCTTCAACACTGCCAGAAGACACTGGGGGCAGAATTCTTCCTTACACCCAGGGATATTATCCGGAGTTTTGTCCGAATGCTTTCCATCCTTGAACAAAATCCCGGAACATCCTGGGAAATTCTGCTGAACAACACGCCGGTCGAAAAATCTCAAGATCCTGAAATCTGTGAAAAACCAGAAGAGAAAATTCCGGAAAAACCCGTCCAACCCAAACCCGTTGATGATCTCGTATCATTCAAATTGTAA
- a CDS encoding DEAD/DEAH box helicase, with product MEKTAFSYLHPKIQEKLYKMQWEELRPIQKDAILELYTTDHNLIISAKTASGKTEAAFLPILSQIIEKKGVGVSAIYVGPLKALINDQFQRLEKLCELAEIPVFKWHGDVGSSGKAKFLKNPSGVLLITPESIESLFINHSDDLSRLFGSLSFIVIDEMHSFIGSERGAHLKSLLSRVLHKSPKGVRLVGLSATFGDPELAKKWLIPRNPDSITIISDPSEEKEIKYLVRGYVLEQTSKDKQTKEDQKNLTASQVVDDIVRYFYGKTALIFVNSRGLLEYYTDSTRNYLERKGLPDCFRIHHGSLSKSEREDTEDALKSNRPTATFCSSTLEMGIDVGNVSRIGQIGAPWSVNSLAQRLGRSGRKEGEPSILIMFIIEKGSEEDSIVERLHPELLRAVAMSELMIEKWNEPPQIDFYHFSTLIQQILSVIKEHGGSTAKDLFDTLVKDGAFQNVRQEDFIQILRSMGVADLIEQDERDVLILGLEGERIVNNFEFYSAFTTPKEFSVIHKGGKIGSIQSAPDLETRRFLILAGRRWEILEIDFKRNEIFVEPSKGGKVPKYFGGGGADIHTRIRGKMREIVTSDYVPAYLDLKAQAMLREAQHAAREAGLAENPFVIDGAHTYWFTWTGSAKHRTLFTLGKEFAGLHVEDEEIALKFKGVSPSQIMEKYKEMLASCPSPEEIAEKFKARTSEKYDQFVPENLQIAEYARRYIDTGVSLLKK from the coding sequence ATGGAAAAAACCGCTTTTTCATACCTGCATCCGAAAATTCAGGAAAAACTCTACAAGATGCAATGGGAAGAGCTCAGGCCGATCCAGAAGGATGCAATCCTGGAATTATACACTACCGATCATAACCTGATCATTTCTGCAAAAACTGCGTCCGGTAAAACCGAGGCTGCATTCCTCCCGATCCTTTCCCAAATTATCGAGAAGAAAGGAGTCGGAGTTTCGGCGATCTATGTTGGTCCCCTGAAAGCGCTTATCAACGATCAATTCCAGCGTCTCGAAAAACTGTGCGAGCTCGCAGAAATCCCGGTCTTCAAATGGCACGGGGATGTCGGAAGCAGCGGGAAGGCAAAATTTCTTAAAAATCCATCCGGCGTTCTCCTCATCACGCCCGAATCAATCGAGTCTCTTTTCATCAATCATTCAGACGATCTCTCCCGGCTTTTCGGCTCGCTCTCGTTTATCGTCATTGACGAGATGCACTCGTTCATCGGATCCGAGCGGGGAGCACACCTAAAGAGCCTGCTGTCCCGGGTACTGCACAAGAGCCCGAAAGGTGTCCGGCTTGTCGGCCTCTCTGCAACCTTTGGTGATCCAGAGCTGGCAAAAAAGTGGCTCATCCCCCGGAACCCGGATTCGATAACAATCATTTCCGATCCAAGCGAGGAAAAAGAGATCAAATATCTTGTCCGTGGTTATGTCCTTGAGCAAACATCCAAAGACAAACAAACGAAAGAGGACCAGAAGAACCTGACGGCATCTCAGGTCGTCGATGATATTGTCCGGTATTTCTATGGGAAAACTGCTCTGATTTTCGTGAACAGCCGCGGACTCCTGGAATACTATACAGACAGTACGAGAAACTACCTTGAAAGAAAGGGCTTACCGGATTGTTTCCGGATTCATCATGGCTCACTCTCGAAAAGCGAACGCGAAGATACGGAAGATGCCCTGAAGTCGAACCGGCCCACGGCCACATTCTGTTCGAGCACACTGGAGATGGGAATCGATGTCGGAAACGTTTCGCGAATCGGGCAAATCGGAGCCCCTTGGTCGGTGAATTCACTCGCACAGCGTCTTGGCAGGAGCGGGCGCAAAGAGGGTGAACCGTCTATCCTGATCATGTTCATCATCGAGAAGGGATCTGAAGAGGATTCCATTGTGGAACGTCTTCACCCCGAACTTCTCCGGGCGGTTGCGATGTCGGAGCTGATGATCGAAAAATGGAATGAGCCCCCGCAGATCGACTTTTACCATTTTTCAACATTGATACAGCAGATCCTCAGTGTCATCAAAGAACACGGTGGATCGACAGCAAAGGATCTTTTCGATACCCTTGTAAAAGATGGGGCTTTCCAGAATGTCCGGCAGGAGGATTTCATCCAGATCTTACGGAGCATGGGAGTCGCAGATCTTATCGAACAGGATGAGAGGGACGTACTGATCCTTGGCCTTGAGGGAGAAAGAATTGTCAACAATTTTGAATTCTACTCTGCCTTCACCACGCCAAAGGAATTCAGTGTCATCCACAAGGGAGGAAAGATCGGCAGCATCCAGTCGGCTCCCGATCTTGAGACACGCAGGTTCCTGATCCTTGCAGGGCGTCGCTGGGAGATCCTTGAGATTGATTTCAAACGAAACGAGATTTTTGTCGAGCCCTCGAAAGGGGGAAAGGTGCCGAAATATTTCGGAGGTGGCGGGGCAGATATCCACACCCGCATCCGGGGGAAGATGCGCGAGATCGTAACCTCTGATTACGTTCCCGCATATCTCGATCTTAAGGCACAGGCCATGCTCAGGGAAGCACAGCATGCTGCCCGGGAAGCCGGGCTTGCGGAGAATCCGTTCGTGATCGACGGTGCTCACACGTACTGGTTTACCTGGACCGGCTCGGCAAAACACCGGACACTTTTTACATTAGGCAAAGAGTTCGCCGGACTTCATGTAGAAGATGAGGAGATCGCTTTAAAATTCAAGGGTGTCTCGCCATCACAGATTATGGAAAAGTACAAAGAGATGCTTGCATCATGTCCGTCTCCGGAGGAGATTGCGGAGAAGTTCAAGGCCCGGACGAGCGAGAAGTAC
- a CDS encoding TerB N-terminal domain-containing protein, which yields MGLIDSFVGILFILCLIIGGLIVFLKLVSTPNSKTPSSKLPSKQPIRVEAIRKANTQSGTIEIKIARSNSNDEFSQTRSGHNLNWVGFGNSITVHGYTIVNPLTYWSDGASLPQEASCIDRKLSIGKTVTDSQTLSYYPQYSNLTPGQRGKYLSWLSRGRNDDLDEIGYAFIYFYGLERRGIIEKEDTEKLLVEARRLLTRYPNSNSFNSYVNHFIAYLVGSRLNEMDESAIFRFFPAFDNLDEISANVILSWCWRNNKSVSWELGYSLSKNSRSSPKSNIVKKNPELLKRLFKEKFQIHFPQGIPIDPDYNLFQMDYRPASPSLLGYVGYSPATKRIESVSLCIPSQGTEHFQRLSKIWSECLEELKPLTNKLEKTGGKVTREVYSLIPDELKEGMIHPDLELWQQYLSSKTPVNGLTIAKISEFAGFLGIEERASLTATQSRTISTTAEEMGYVIVPDPAIAGTSYKWNDAVAIIPIDDKENIITENFQRAALIFEMAHGIAASDENVSPEEEDLLYQFFTERFTLKPSEINCLKGLQQVLAIQPPSLSRIGKRLSKHLNPEQKIALANFLGEIVLLDNKFVKEEQKAIKTVFKALEIDPTVSDELIKKFLVGHVPDEPITVLKSGKTRKGEAIPPPVIKPEFSINREKLKQTMEDTRAVQDILASVFEQEEKEMEIDIEPEVKIPETPVKTYTRPGEFDLPFAPETIPSLDTKYLSMLHDIMKTDEMSQDDFTGLARKHNLMPRAAFDDINTWADEELGDFLLEESESRIVINYQK from the coding sequence ATGGGCTTAATCGATTCTTTCGTCGGTATTCTTTTTATCCTGTGTTTAATAATCGGCGGCTTAATTGTTTTTTTGAAATTGGTTAGCACACCTAATAGTAAAACACCTTCATCCAAACTTCCGTCAAAACAACCCATTCGAGTAGAGGCAATAAGAAAAGCCAATACGCAATCCGGAACTATTGAAATTAAAATTGCACGATCAAACTCAAACGATGAATTTTCTCAAACAAGATCCGGACATAATTTGAACTGGGTTGGTTTTGGCAATTCAATAACGGTCCATGGATATACGATAGTAAATCCTCTAACATACTGGTCGGATGGAGCCAGCTTGCCGCAAGAGGCATCATGCATTGATCGGAAACTGTCGATAGGAAAGACCGTAACTGATTCACAAACACTCTCCTATTATCCCCAATATTCAAACCTGACTCCGGGACAACGGGGAAAATATTTATCGTGGCTTTCCCGAGGGCGAAATGATGACCTGGATGAAATTGGGTATGCATTCATATATTTTTACGGACTCGAACGCCGGGGAATAATCGAAAAAGAGGACACGGAAAAATTATTGGTGGAAGCACGTCGGCTCCTTACCCGCTATCCAAATTCCAATTCTTTCAATTCTTACGTGAATCATTTTATCGCTTACCTTGTGGGCTCCCGGCTTAATGAGATGGATGAATCTGCAATTTTCAGATTTTTTCCCGCATTTGATAACCTTGATGAAATCTCTGCAAATGTAATTTTGTCCTGGTGTTGGAGAAATAACAAATCCGTTTCATGGGAGTTAGGATATTCGCTGTCAAAAAATTCCCGAAGTTCACCTAAAAGTAATATTGTGAAAAAAAATCCAGAACTTCTGAAACGACTCTTTAAAGAAAAATTTCAGATTCATTTCCCACAAGGAATTCCCATTGATCCAGATTACAACCTTTTTCAAATGGATTATCGACCAGCAAGCCCATCATTGCTTGGATACGTTGGTTATTCACCAGCAACAAAACGCATTGAATCTGTGAGCTTATGCATTCCATCACAAGGCACGGAGCATTTCCAGAGACTTTCCAAAATCTGGTCTGAATGTTTAGAGGAACTCAAACCCCTGACAAATAAGCTCGAAAAGACCGGGGGAAAAGTGACCAGAGAAGTGTACAGTCTGATCCCGGATGAATTGAAAGAGGGAATGATTCACCCGGACTTGGAATTATGGCAGCAATATCTCTCCTCTAAAACCCCGGTTAATGGTCTGACTATTGCTAAGATATCTGAGTTTGCTGGTTTTTTAGGCATTGAAGAAAGGGCTTCATTAACTGCCACGCAAAGTAGGACGATCTCAACAACTGCTGAAGAGATGGGATATGTCATTGTCCCGGATCCTGCGATAGCCGGCACTTCGTATAAGTGGAACGATGCTGTTGCGATCATTCCTATTGACGATAAAGAAAACATAATTACAGAAAATTTCCAGAGAGCGGCATTAATCTTTGAGATGGCACATGGTATTGCTGCATCAGATGAAAACGTATCTCCGGAGGAAGAAGACTTACTCTATCAGTTTTTTACCGAAAGATTTACCCTAAAGCCTTCAGAAATCAACTGCCTCAAAGGGCTTCAACAGGTCCTTGCAATTCAGCCACCATCTTTGTCAAGGATCGGCAAACGATTGAGTAAGCACCTGAATCCCGAACAAAAAATTGCCCTTGCAAATTTTCTCGGAGAGATCGTCTTACTTGATAATAAATTCGTGAAAGAAGAACAGAAGGCAATAAAAACAGTTTTCAAAGCATTGGAGATTGATCCCACTGTTTCTGACGAACTCATTAAGAAATTCCTTGTCGGGCACGTTCCTGATGAACCGATAACCGTATTAAAATCCGGAAAAACCCGGAAAGGAGAGGCAATCCCCCCACCGGTAATTAAACCGGAATTCAGTATCAACAGAGAGAAACTGAAACAGACAATGGAGGATACCCGGGCGGTTCAGGATATCCTCGCTTCTGTTTTCGAACAGGAAGAAAAAGAGATGGAAATCGACATTGAGCCGGAAGTAAAAATTCCGGAAACACCGGTTAAAACTTATACACGACCCGGTGAATTCGATCTCCCATTTGCCCCTGAAACCATTCCTTCACTTGACACAAAATATCTCTCGATGTTACATGATATAATGAAAACAGATGAGATGAGCCAGGATGACTTCACCGGTCTTGCCAGAAAACATAACCTGATGCCGAGGGCCGCGTTCGATGACATTAATACTTGGGCCGATGAGGAACTGGGAGATTTTCTTCTGGAAGAAAGCGAAAGCCGTATCGTAATCAATTACCAGAAATGA
- the dprA gene encoding DNA-processing protein DprA, which yields MYDRISLLACVNDKETSRNTGFANEYFRNAKVQDFLAGLIPGSPDSLYAEQNPQLFKAYQKIRESLSTSDLSLYAGEIARIRASGTQLIPYDSDRYPGQLRDLSDPPLLLYHKGNLVDFSNCIAIIGTRTPSEYGKQITRQLSSSFVKVGYTIVSGLASGIDTEAHRGALDAGGKTIAILAGHIDDIYPRSNYSLAREIMQSGAIISEVSAFVKTHKGRFISRNRLTSGISQCVIAVESHGGGGTLRQVTTAQSQGKPVFVCRPDDRDQESAKGFAELCNRGAIPIDSADEAIHYLKQVPSSPASARGGGKKQSTLVSLNQF from the coding sequence ATGTATGACCGGATATCCCTGCTTGCCTGTGTCAACGATAAGGAAACTTCCCGGAATACCGGCTTTGCCAATGAATATTTCAGGAATGCAAAAGTACAGGATTTTCTTGCAGGACTGATCCCCGGTTCCCCGGATTCGCTCTATGCCGAACAGAATCCGCAATTATTCAAAGCATACCAGAAGATCAGGGAATCCCTCTCAACTTCGGATCTTTCATTGTATGCCGGGGAGATCGCACGGATCCGGGCGTCCGGGACGCAGCTCATCCCCTATGACTCCGATAGGTATCCCGGTCAACTCAGGGATCTGTCGGACCCCCCGTTATTGCTGTATCATAAGGGAAACCTGGTGGATTTCAGTAATTGTATTGCAATTATCGGTACACGCACCCCTTCAGAATACGGGAAACAAATTACCCGGCAGTTGAGCAGTTCCTTTGTTAAAGTAGGGTACACCATAGTCAGCGGGCTTGCATCGGGAATCGATACCGAGGCGCATCGCGGAGCTCTTGATGCCGGAGGAAAAACCATTGCCATTCTTGCCGGTCACATCGACGATATTTATCCAAGATCGAATTATTCCCTTGCCCGGGAAATCATGCAATCGGGTGCAATAATCTCTGAAGTATCAGCGTTCGTCAAAACGCATAAAGGCAGGTTCATCTCCCGGAACCGGCTTACGAGCGGAATATCCCAATGCGTTATTGCGGTTGAATCTCATGGCGGTGGCGGGACATTACGTCAGGTGACAACAGCCCAGTCCCAGGGGAAGCCCGTGTTTGTGTGCAGGCCTGACGATCGTGATCAGGAATCAGCGAAAGGCTTTGCCGAATTATGTAACCGGGGTGCAATTCCCATCGATTCTGCGGATGAGGCGATCCACTATCTCAAACAGGTACCATCTTCCCCGGCATCTGCCCGAGGTGGCGGGAAAAAACAATCGACTCTGGTAAGTCTGAATCAATTTTAA